The following coding sequences lie in one Lolium perenne isolate Kyuss_39 chromosome 2, Kyuss_2.0, whole genome shotgun sequence genomic window:
- the LOC127333946 gene encoding uncharacterized protein yields MRYLCFVTSLAILFISNVRLGVTARLLAEIPNGAQPVPVPPAGQPRNIPVNLPVNIIPNGEPATPAPIIPAGQPKNVPANHPLNIPKGQPGLPAPLPPAGLPANIPAKLPVDIPANLPVNIPNGQLRAPALHPPPGLPGNAPANLPVDIQANLPPNVQPGAPAPLPPPGLPGNAPANLPVDIQANLHVNIPNVQPGASAPLPPPGLPGNTPANLPVDIQANLPVKIPNIQPGAPAPLPPPVLPGNTPANLPVDIPDNLPGNLPANLPGNLPANLPANVSPGMLANVPPAMLATVPPEMLAKLSGNVTPEMLSKIPPDVLAKIPPGQLPPDVTPEMIATLASMKQQQQQQGQPVAGAAQNNAAAAGAAGLPIPKMPDFAGLANISFPPMPSASLPQMPENVTLFGFDVEIPKFINKMVNEHTES; encoded by the coding sequence ATGAGATATCTATGCTTCGTGACTTCCCTAGCCATATTGTTCATCAGCAACGTGCGACTTGGTGTGACCGCGCGCCTCCTGGCTGAAATTCCGAATGGTGCTCAGCCGGTGCCGGTTCCTCCCGCCGGCCAGCCGCGGAACATCCCGGTGAACCTTCCCGTCAACATTATTCCGAATGGCGAGCCAGCTACACCGGCGCCCATTATTCCCGCCGGCCAGCCGAAAAACGTCCCGGCCAACCATCCGTTGAACATCCCAAAGGGCCAGCCAGGTCTACCAGCGCCGCTTCCTCCTGCCGGCCTGCCAGCAAACATTCCGGCCAAGCTCCCGGTGGACATCCCGGCCAACCTTCCAGTCAACATCCCGAATGGTCAGCTACGTGCACCGGCGCTGCATCCTCCACCCGGACTGCCGGGAAACGCTCCGGCCAACCTCCCAGTGGACATCCAAGCCAACCTTCCCCCGAATGTCCAGCCAGGTGCACCGGCGCCGCTTCCTCCCCCCGGACTGCCAGGAAACGCTCCGGCCAACCTCCCAGTGGACATCCAAGCCAACCTTCACGTGAACATCCCGAATGTCCAGCCAGGTGCATCGGCGCCGCTTCCTCCCCCAGGACTGCCAGGAAACACTCCGGCCAACCTCCCGGTGGACATCCAAGCCAATCTTCCCGTGAAGATTCCGAATATCCAGCCAGGTGCGCCAGCCCCGCTTCCTCCTCCCGTTCTGCCAGGAAACACTCCGGCCAACCTCCCTGTGGACATCCCGGACAACCTTCCCGGGAACCTCCCTGCTAACCTGCCGGGGAACCTGCCGGCGAACCTCCCTGCTAATGTTTCACCAGGGATGCTTGCAAACGTGCCACCTGCGATGCTAGCCACTGTGCCACCAGAGATGCTAGCCAAGCTCTCTGGCAATGTTACGCCGGAGATGTTGTCCAAGATCCCGCCGGACGTTCTGGCCAAGATCCCGCCGGGCCAGCTGCCGCCGGACGTGACGCCAGAGATGATTGCAACGCTCGCCTCGatgaagcagcagcagcagcagcaagggcAACCTGTTGCTGGTGCCGCCCAGAACaacgcggcggcggccggcgcagCGGGGTTGCCCATCCCCAAGATGCCGGACTTCGCGGGGCTGGCCAACATCTCATTCCCACCGATGCCTTCGGCGTCGCTACCGCAGATGCCGGAAAACGTCACGCTTTTCGGGTTCGACGTGGAGATCCCTAAGTTCATCAACAAGATGGTCAACGAGCACACCGAATCCTGA